The Fulvivirga ligni genome window below encodes:
- a CDS encoding sensor histidine kinase, with protein MRKFWLGVLICTFIGIAYFLYLFYSEEAYLPSLLQNLPHLFVSIFTANLIGLVMYTSDRQLNKYISWKENLSTRFISGLLVNILLATGIMAVISWIYLGIYIDNFRIGEIWTAFNEYIIKLSIITLIAIVLYSLIYFALYSYNQYAIVQIESIKDQRKQLQLQFDVLKSQLSPHYLFNSLNTISSLIFKDAYLAEDFIRRLALTYQYILDNNKKQFVTLEQEVEFVKSYNYLLKVRFQNNLHLEINLPKNIMHTPIPPLTLQMLVENAVKHNVINQQKPLYIYISAVDNTVINIINTKTDLPAHVSSFQVGLKNIKQRYSFFTDKPIKVMDASKFTVSLPVLKNVEL; from the coding sequence ATGCGTAAGTTCTGGCTAGGAGTACTCATTTGTACTTTTATCGGCATAGCCTATTTTCTATACCTTTTTTACAGCGAAGAGGCGTACCTACCCTCCTTACTGCAAAATTTACCACATCTATTTGTCAGTATTTTTACGGCTAACCTGATAGGCTTGGTCATGTATACATCTGACAGACAGCTTAATAAATACATTTCCTGGAAGGAGAATCTATCTACCCGATTTATCTCCGGGCTTCTGGTGAATATCCTATTGGCTACAGGCATTATGGCTGTAATTAGCTGGATATACCTTGGTATATATATTGATAATTTCAGAATAGGAGAAATATGGACAGCTTTTAATGAATACATCATTAAGCTATCGATAATCACATTAATAGCCATAGTTCTCTACTCACTTATATACTTTGCACTGTACTCTTACAATCAGTATGCTATAGTACAAATTGAAAGCATTAAAGACCAACGAAAGCAATTGCAGCTTCAATTCGATGTACTGAAAAGTCAACTGAGTCCACACTATTTATTCAATAGCTTAAATACCATATCCTCATTAATATTCAAGGATGCATATTTGGCAGAAGACTTTATCAGGAGACTGGCCCTCACCTATCAGTATATTCTGGATAATAATAAGAAGCAGTTTGTAACATTAGAGCAAGAGGTGGAATTTGTGAAGTCATACAACTACCTACTCAAGGTAAGGTTTCAAAATAACCTCCACCTGGAGATTAACCTTCCAAAAAACATTATGCACACTCCTATTCCACCGCTAACACTTCAAATGTTAGTGGAAAATGCCGTGAAGCATAATGTAATTAATCAACAAAAGCCGCTTTACATTTATATCAGCGCTGTAGACAATACAGTTATCAATATCATCAACACAAAAACAGACCTTCCTGCTCATGTAAGTTCATTTCAAGTAGGACTGAAAAATATAAAACAGCGTTATAGCTTCTTTACTGATAAGCCTATAAAAGTGATGGATGCAAGCAAGTTTACAGTGTCTCTTCCAGTACTAAAAAATGTAGAACTATGA